From one Danio rerio strain Tuebingen ecotype United States chromosome 19, GRCz12tu, whole genome shotgun sequence genomic stretch:
- the 42sp43 gene encoding P43 5S RNA-binding protein-like has translation MNTEVMKREDVVPRVQLFNCVYAECGATFTRQWRLQEHETVHTGVRPYKCGVVGCGRSFTRKSHLNRHTSAHSGVKHFKCNITACGKKFQAADKLKRHVRYVHSENEEYFKCTEPQCSKAFRKRRALKLHLATHGTSSFRCSKNNCGKKFDSHIARNAHDRRHLGYRCLRTECPITVHTWGSLIKHMASHPVSFSCMVCKKAFRKRDALRRHKRTHALQKPVLLCPSQGCQAYFSTTFNLQHHIRKVHLQLLSHCCSFPGCSKTFAMRESLVRHMLHHEPDVAKLKHPHKRSSKSWQKRLEGRNRRPLVEDLHALFSLRMNLNQRAKLEADLTGLFNERKIPHHIDPEVNLRDLFGSRLAQANVAD, from the exons ATGAACACTGAGGTAATGAAGAGAGAAGACGTTGTACCGCGAGTGCAGCTGTTCAACTGCGTTTATGCTGAATGTGGAGCTACATTTACTCGTCAATGGCGTTTGCAAGAGCACGAGACCGTGCACACTGGTGTG CGACCTTACAAGTGTGGTGTTGTGGGATGTGGACGCAGTTTCACTCGTAAATCGCATCTGAATCGCCATACTTCAGCACACAGTGGAGTGAAACACTTCAA gtgtaatatcaCTGCATGTGGCAAAAAATTCCAAGCTGCTGATAAACTTAAGAGACATGTGCGTTATGTGCACAGTGAAAATGAAGAATATTTCAAG TGTACAGAACCCCAGTGCTCTAAGGCATTCAGGAAACGACGTGCATTAAAACTGCACCTAGCAACTCATGGTACTTCAAGTTTCAG ATGCTCAAAAAACAACTGTGGAAAGAAATTTGACTCTCACATTGCACGGAATGCTCATGATCGGAGACATTTAG gTTATCGGTGTCTTCGCACAGAATGCCCCATCACTGTACACACCTGGGGGAGTTTAATCAAACACATGGCAAGTCACCCAG TATCATTCTCCTGTATGGTATGTAAAAAGGCTTTTCGGAAACGTGATGCTTTGAGGAGACACAAGCGGACACATGCGTTGCAGAAGCCTGTTTTACTATGCCCTAGTCAGGGTTGTCAGGCATACTTTTCCACAACCTTCAACCTGCAGCATCATATTCGCAAGGTTCACCTGCAGCTGCTCTCACACTGCTGCTCCTTCCCTGGCTGCAGTAAGACTTTTGCTATGCGT GAAAGCCTTGTACGCCACATGTTACATCATGAACCTGATGTGGCCAAACTCAAG CACCCCCATAAGCGAAGCAGCAAGAGTTGGCAGAAACGTTTGGAAGGACGAAATCGACGTCCTCTGGTTGAAGACCTCCATGCTCTTTTTTCTTTGCGCATGAACCTCAATCAGAGAGCCAAACTGGAAGCTGATCTGACTGGTTTGTTTAATGAGCGCAAAATCCCCCATCACATTGATCCTGAAGTAAACCTCAGAGATCTATTTGGTAGCCGATTGGCTCAGGCAAATGTGgctgattaa